The Bradyrhizobium barranii subsp. barranii genome segment ACACGCTGTTCGACGGCCCGCTCGGTGCCTCGCTGGACAGCATGCTCGGCGCACTTCGCATCCCGCCCCAATTCGCCCATGGCGGCGGAGGCGGCGAATATCTCTGCGCCGCTCTCGGCGTCGTCGTCGTGCTGGTCGTCGGCAGCATCTGGCGCCGGCGTAGCCTGAGCGCGGCCGCGCTGGAGTCCTCAGAGCGCCACGCCAAGGCCTCGGCGGAGTAATCTCTACGGCATGATCTGGTTTTGCTTGCCTCTTCCCGGCGGGGAGAGGTGTTGCGCGCGATCATTCCGACAGACGTTGCGACAGCAGCCGTCCCCACTGAACCGGTCATCATAGCTCCGCACGCTGGCGCGCATTGCCGCCCCATGGCGGACTCGCGCGTCAGGCGGTCACGCACAGTGCGGTCCGGCACTTCGTGAGTGACCCACAGCGCTCTCAACCTCTGCGCGATTTAGACTTTGACTTATTATAAACTACTGAAAATAAAGGCGTTTTTATTGACTTGGCGGCTCATGCCGCGGCACGTCGCTCCGGTATTTATTCCTGTCAAACCGGAAGCTGTTGAGAGATGTCTTCGAGAGCCACCTGCCGCCCTGTTGCTATTCTTGCCGCTACCGTCAAATCACATCCGAAGTTCTCCAGACCGACGGCCTTCGCGGCCTCTCTGGTCTCCATCGCCTTGTTCGGCGACGGCTTCCTTCACCGCACCAGCGCGCAAGGCGCTGCGCCGGAGACGGCGACAGCCGTGCCGGCGGTGACCGTCACCGCCGACGTGCCGAAGCAGCGTGCACGCCCGCGTTTGAACCCAAGTCGAAGGGCGGGCCGTCAAAGCGCGCCCGCGAATGAGCGGGCCAGGATGCAGGCGGAAGCGAAGCCCGCTGCCGCAAGGCCCGGCGCACTCCCGCCCCCCTACTCAGGCGGGCAGGTCGCCCGCGGAGGCCAGATCGGCTTGCTGGGCAACAGGGATTTCATGGACACGCCGTTCAACGTCACCAGTTACACGGCGAAGAAGATCGAAGATCAACAGGCCAGCACGATAGCCGACGTCGTCAGCAACGACCCTTCGGTCCGTTTCACCGGTCAGACCGGCGGCATTCTCGACTCCTTCTTCATCCGCGGCTTTCCGATCGGCGAGGGGAATGTCGGAGAAATTGCCTTCAACGGTGTCTACGGTGTTGCACCGAACTACCGTGTCTTCACCGACTACGTCGAACGGATCGAGATCATCAAGGGCCCGACCGCGCTACTTTACGGGATGGCCCCGAACAGCAGCGTCGGGGGCACCATCAATATCGTCCCGAAGCGTGCCTCTGATGTCGATCTCACACGGGTTACGACCGACTACGCGACGAACAGCCAGTTCGGCACGCATCTCGACGTCAGCCGACGGTTCGGCGAGAGCCGCGAATTCGGAATTCGCGTCAATGGCAGCTATCACAATGGTGATACGCCGCTGGACAACCAGAACCGGGAGGCGCATGTCGGCGCCGCCGCATTCGATTATCGCGGTGAGAAATTCAGAGCATCGCTCGACTTCATCGATCAGGAAGAAAAGTTCGAGGCGCCCACGAGACCGTTTCTGGTCGCAACAGGCGTAGCTGTCCCGACCGCGCCGGTCGGGAGGCGCAATGTCACGCAGGCCTGGGAATGGGCCAAGGTTCATGACAACTCGCTGCTGGCGCGCGCCGAATACGATGTGACGGATTCCGTGACGGTGTTCGCCGACGGCGGTGGCGGCAGGACCCAGGTCGATCGCTTGTTCGGCACGCCGACGATCCTGAACGCGGCCGGCAACACCACGTCGACACCGGGACGCTTCAAATTCGATATCGACAGGAATGTCGCCGACGCCGGTGTGCGCGCCCGGTTTGAAACCGGCGCGATCAGTCACACCGTGAGTTTCCAGGGCAGCTACTACACGGATCAGATCTCACGGGGCTCTGTGTCCGGGACGCCGGTTCTGTCCAACATCTATGCGCCGATCGCCCGTCCTGAGCAGCTCGTTGCTGCTCCCGCGACTGTTCCGAAGCTTTCGGATACCGAATTGACCGGCCTGGCGCTGGCTGACACTTTGTCGGTTTTTCAGGAGCGCCTTCAGCTGACCGTCGGCGTGCGCCAGCAGGGGGTGAAGTCCAACAACTTCAATACCACCACGGGAGCGGTCACGTCCTCCTATGACCAGACGGCGCTCACGCCGATGGTCGGCCTCGTCGTCAAGCCCTGGAGCAACGTTTCGCTCTACACCAACTACATCGAAGGGCTCAGCAAGGGCGACGTCGCACCGGCGACCGCGAGCAATCAGGGGGAAGTTCTTGCGCCTTACTTCAGCAAGCAGCACGAGGCAGGCGTCAAGGTCGACTTCGGAATGCTGGCCACCACGATCAGCGTGTTCCAGATCACCAAGCCGTCGGGACAATTGGGTGTCGACAAGATCTTCCGGGCCGACGCCGAACAGCGCAATCGCGGCCTGGAGTTCACCGTATTCGGAGAGGTGCAGCCGGGCATACGAGTCCTTGGCGGCGTGACGTTGATCGATGTAGAGCTGACAAAGACAAGCACGCCAACCAATCTCGGCAAGACGCCGATCGGTGTGCCTCAGGTGCAGGCAAACCTGTCCGCTGAATGGGACACGCCGTTCGCACCCGGACTGACGTTGGTCGCAAACACCATCTATACGGGACACCAGTATCTGGATGCGGCGAACACGCAGGTCGTTCCGGCCTGGACGAGGCTCGACCTGGGTGCCCGCTACAACACGCGGATCAACAACCGGCCGGTGACGCTGCGGGCCCTGGTTCAGAACGTGTTCGATACCAATTACTGGGGTGGCGTGGCGAGCTTCTCCGCATTGTCGCAAGGTGTCCCGCGAACCCTGCTATTGTCGATGTCGACGGATTTCTGAGGCAGGTCGGCTTTGACGCGTGCAACGGCGATGTTGCCGGCCCCGAACCTCACCGGACGCGCACGGCGCGGGCTTCTGTGGGCTCATCGATGGCTCGGATTGCTCGGCGGCATCGTCGTGGTGCTGATCGGCCTCACGGGTAGCTTCATCGTCTTCTATCGGGAAATCGACGCCGCCCTGAACCCGGCGCTTTACACTCCCGCAGGTCGGGAACGAGAGGCTACGTTGAGCGAGGTGATGCGCGCGGCCGCGGCAGCGGATCCCGCGCCGATTGCCACGATCCTCGCGCCGGATCGGACCTGGCCGGTCTGGGTCGTGATACATGCGCATGAAACTGCGAAAGGCAGTTACCCGAATCGTTGGACGACCATGGTCGATCCTTCGAACGGGAAGGTGCTCGGGCGGCGTGACTACATCAACGCGTTCTCCCTCAAGGTTTACCGTCTGCACTACACGCTGCTGCTCTACGAGTGGTGGGGCAGGGAGCTGGTCGGCGTTGCCGGGTTCATGCTGCTCGGCCTGGCCATGTCGGGCCTCATCTTGTGGTGGCCGAGGCCGGGTCGATTCTGGCGATCGGTGTCGGTCCGGAAGGACGTTTCGCTGCTTCGATTTGTTTTCGACGTCCACGGCACGGCCGGCTTTTGGGCGCTGCTCGCGCTCACAGTGATCTCGATGACCGGCGTCGGGATCATTTTTCCCGACGTGGTGCGTCCCATCGTCGGCCTTGTGTCGCAACCGACGGCCGATCCCTCGCCGCGGATCGAAGCGCCGCCCCCCACGGGGACACCGCCGCTATCACCTGATGCGATCATGCGGAACGCGCAAGCGGCCAAGCCGGGCCTGGCGGTTGCCATGCTGAACCCGCCAACCGAAACGCGCAACACGTGGCGCGTGCAGTTCCGGGACGAGGGCGCTGATCCCGCGGTACGTGCCCGGGGAGCGATCTGGCTCGATCCATGGAGTGGCGCAGTGGTGCACGATCGCACTTCGGCCGCGATGTCGATGGGGGATCGCTATCTGGCCGAACAGCTCTGGATCCATAACGGCGCGACGTTCGGGCTGATCGGGCGCCTGTTCGTGTTCGCAACCGGCTTCGCACCTCTCGCCCTGTTCATCAGCGGCGGGATCATGTGGCTCAAGAAGCGTCCAGGGAGGATCAGGACCGGCCGGCGAGTCTAGCGCCGCACGATCGAGCCGGAGCGGCCGATCAGGCGGGCGAGGGCGCGGAAGCGGCTGCCGACGCGGTCGGCGACAAGGTCGACGAGCCGGTGCTCGAACACCAGCATCAGATTGCGGCCCTGGCTGCGGAAATGCGTGGCCGGCAGCACACCCGGGCGTGCTGCCGAGATCAGATGGGCGACGCGGAACGCCGCGCCCAGCAGACGGGCGCGTTCGAGCTGGGCCGGTGTCAGCAGCTCCTGCATGGTCACCGGCGGCTGGTTCTCCTCACTCAGGCCCGCATAGCGGTAGAACACGGACAGGCCGACGAAGGCGCGCTCGGTGTGGGTGATTGCGCCGAAATTGCCGTTGACGACGAGGCTCAGCGTCTGCTCGCCGCGATGGTCGGGATGCACGCGCCAGCCGATGTCGGAGAGCAGGCACGCGGTGTGGCGCAAGCGGCGGTCCTCCTCGGTCTCGCGCAGCTTCACCACGCGCGCGAGGCGGTCGGTCCAGGCGATCAGCTCGCGGGCGTGCTTTGCGGAACGCGACAGCAGCTGATTGAGCTCTTCCGCGGCGCAGATCAGCCCGTCCTTGTTGCGCTCGGATTCCGACAGCTTCTCGTGCAAGAGGCCCTCGCGCACGCCGAAGGTCGAGAACACGATGGACTTGGGTTTCGCCACGCGGATGATGTGCTCGAGCACCAGCGCCGCATAGGTGAGGAGCGGGCGCCTGGCATCCGCGACGATCTCGATGTCGGCCAGCATATTGGCGGCCGCAAGCCGGCGGAGACGACGCGAAAAGTCCAGCGCTTCGGCTGCGGAAATGGAATAGCCGTGCATCACCTGGAGCGGATAGCCGCTCTGGATGATGTGGATGCGTGCGAGCGCGCGCCAGGTGCCGCCGACGGCGTAGAAGGTGCGGCCGCGGCCGGCGGTGAGCTGCGGCACCTCGTCGAGCTCCTCGCGCACGATGCGGTCGGCGCGCTTGAGCGATTTGTGCGCGAGGTCCTGGAGCGCGAGGCCACCGAGCGGCAACGTCACGCCGCTGCGCACGCTGTTCTTGCGCACGTCGATCAGCTCGAGCGAGCCGCCGCCGAGATCGCCGACAATGCCGTCGGGGTGATGGATGCCGGAGATCACGCCGAGCGCCGACAACCGCGCCTCGCGCGGGCCCGACAGGATCTCGATCTTCACGGCGCAGATGCGCTCGGCTTTCGCGATGAAGTCGGGGCCGTTGGAGGCGTCACGGCAGGCTGCGGTCGCAATCGCAAACACGCGACCGACCTGCATGACGCGGCACAGGGCCCGGAACCGCTTCAGCGAGGTCAGCGCCTTGTCGACGGCGTCGGGCGCAAGCAGGCCCGTGCTCTGCACCTCGCGCCCGAGGCCGCACAGCGTCTTCTCGTTGAAGATCGGAATGAGGCTCCGCGTCAGTCCCTCGTAGACGACGAGACGGACAGAGTTGGAACCGATATCGATGACCGCGACGCTCGAGCCGCGCTTACGCGGCCGCTTCACGTCCTCGATCCCGGATCAAGATTGATGACGTTCATTACGGCGCGTGAGACGGCGCGGCGAGGATTCCTTGAGCGACTTTCCACGGCCAGATAGACTCGGATTTGTCATGAAGTAGTTGTGGACGTTGAAAGGCTCCTCGCCCTTCGCGGTCTTCATACGCGTCGAGGACCCGTCCGGCAACAATTGCCAGCTCTGCTCATTGTCCTTCAGATTCGCGACCATGATCTGTTCGAGAACCTGCTGATGCACCGTGGGATTTTGCAGCGGACACAGCACCTCGACGCGGCGGTCGAGGTTGCGTGGCATCATGTCGGCCGAGGAGATATACACAGCCGCTTTCGCGCTCGGCAGGCCCTGGCCCATGCCGAAACAGTAGATTCGGCCGTGTTCCAGGAAGCGCCCGATGATCGACTTGACGCGGATGTTCTCCGACAGGCCTGGAATGCC includes the following:
- the ppx gene encoding exopolyphosphatase; its protein translation is MKRPRKRGSSVAVIDIGSNSVRLVVYEGLTRSLIPIFNEKTLCGLGREVQSTGLLAPDAVDKALTSLKRFRALCRVMQVGRVFAIATAACRDASNGPDFIAKAERICAVKIEILSGPREARLSALGVISGIHHPDGIVGDLGGGSLELIDVRKNSVRSGVTLPLGGLALQDLAHKSLKRADRIVREELDEVPQLTAGRGRTFYAVGGTWRALARIHIIQSGYPLQVMHGYSISAAEALDFSRRLRRLAAANMLADIEIVADARRPLLTYAALVLEHIIRVAKPKSIVFSTFGVREGLLHEKLSESERNKDGLICAAEELNQLLSRSAKHARELIAWTDRLARVVKLRETEEDRRLRHTACLLSDIGWRVHPDHRGEQTLSLVVNGNFGAITHTERAFVGLSVFYRYAGLSEENQPPVTMQELLTPAQLERARLLGAAFRVAHLISAARPGVLPATHFRSQGRNLMLVFEHRLVDLVADRVGSRFRALARLIGRSGSIVRR
- a CDS encoding TonB-dependent receptor, translated to MQAEAKPAAARPGALPPPYSGGQVARGGQIGLLGNRDFMDTPFNVTSYTAKKIEDQQASTIADVVSNDPSVRFTGQTGGILDSFFIRGFPIGEGNVGEIAFNGVYGVAPNYRVFTDYVERIEIIKGPTALLYGMAPNSSVGGTINIVPKRASDVDLTRVTTDYATNSQFGTHLDVSRRFGESREFGIRVNGSYHNGDTPLDNQNREAHVGAAAFDYRGEKFRASLDFIDQEEKFEAPTRPFLVATGVAVPTAPVGRRNVTQAWEWAKVHDNSLLARAEYDVTDSVTVFADGGGGRTQVDRLFGTPTILNAAGNTTSTPGRFKFDIDRNVADAGVRARFETGAISHTVSFQGSYYTDQISRGSVSGTPVLSNIYAPIARPEQLVAAPATVPKLSDTELTGLALADTLSVFQERLQLTVGVRQQGVKSNNFNTTTGAVTSSYDQTALTPMVGLVVKPWSNVSLYTNYIEGLSKGDVAPATASNQGEVLAPYFSKQHEAGVKVDFGMLATTISVFQITKPSGQLGVDKIFRADAEQRNRGLEFTVFGEVQPGIRVLGGVTLIDVELTKTSTPTNLGKTPIGVPQVQANLSAEWDTPFAPGLTLVANTIYTGHQYLDAANTQVVPAWTRLDLGARYNTRINNRPVTLRALVQNVFDTNYWGGVASFSALSQGVPRTLLLSMSTDF
- a CDS encoding PepSY-associated TM helix domain-containing protein, producing the protein MLGGIVVVLIGLTGSFIVFYREIDAALNPALYTPAGREREATLSEVMRAAAAADPAPIATILAPDRTWPVWVVIHAHETAKGSYPNRWTTMVDPSNGKVLGRRDYINAFSLKVYRLHYTLLLYEWWGRELVGVAGFMLLGLAMSGLILWWPRPGRFWRSVSVRKDVSLLRFVFDVHGTAGFWALLALTVISMTGVGIIFPDVVRPIVGLVSQPTADPSPRIEAPPPTGTPPLSPDAIMRNAQAAKPGLAVAMLNPPTETRNTWRVQFRDEGADPAVRARGAIWLDPWSGAVVHDRTSAAMSMGDRYLAEQLWIHNGATFGLIGRLFVFATGFAPLALFISGGIMWLKKRPGRIRTGRRV